GCCCTTCCTTCTTATTACGAGGTGCTTCCCATTAGCCGATGCCGCACAGGTTGATTTCGGCGCCGGTCCCGCGCTCATCCACGAATCAGGTCACACGCTCAAGACGTGGTTCTTCGTCATGACGCTATGCTGGTCGCGTCATCAGTAGGTCGAACTGGTGTTCGATCAGACCGTCGAGACGTGGCTGGCCTGCCACCGGCGCGCCTTCGAGTGGTTCGGCGGCTGCCCCGGGCGGATCATCCCGACAACGCGAAGTGCGCGATCATCAGGGCATGCACGTACGACCCCGAGGTTCAGCGCTCCTACGCGGGCCTCGCTGAAGGATATGGCTTCAGGATCGATGCCTGTCCCCCGCACGACCCGCAGAAGAAGGGCGTCGTTGAATCGGGCGTCAAATACGTCAAGAAGTCCTTCATGCCGCTGCGCGCGTTTCGTGATCTGCCGGATGCCAACCGGCAGCTGCGCGAATGGATCATGCAGGAAGCCAGCGTTCGTGAACACGGCACGACACGCGAACAGCCGCTGGTGCGCTTCGCCATCGAGAAGCCGCTGTTGACGGCGTTGCCCGATGTGCCGCCGGTGCTCGCAGCATGGTCCACGGTCACCGTTCATCGTGACGCTCACATCCAGCATCACAAGGCGCTCTACTCAGCGCCGTTCGCTCTGGTCGGCAAGACGCTGTGGGTGAAGGCGACAGACACGGTTGTGCAGTTGTTCCATCAGCACGAACTCGTCGCCACCCATCCCCGGCTGCGCAAACCCGGTGCGCGCTCAACCGTTCGCGATCATCAGCCGCCGGCAGCACAGGCGTGGCTCGAACACGATCCGCAATGGTGTCTGGCGCAGGCCAAAGAAATCGGTCCGTCCTGCCACGCGCTGATTCTGGCGCTCTTCAACGATGAGGTGCTCGTCAACCTGCGCGGCGCGCAGGGCATCGTCCGGCTTCGCGGCAAGGTTGGTGACACCTGGCTGGATGCTGCATGCGAACGGGCACTAGCGCATGCCAGCCCGAGGTGGCGAACCGTCAAGACGATTCTGGATAAAGGTCTGGAGAGCGAGCCCATCGCAGAGTCCCCGCAAACGCTCACCGATACCTACGTCAACGGCGGCCGCTTCGGTCGCAATCTCCAATCCCTGCTGATCCACTAAACGCCCATGAATCCCAGTCCTGAACTGAACACGACCCTCAAGCAGTTGCGCCTGTCTGGCGTGCTCGATTCCCTTGAACAGCGCAACCGGCAGGCCATAGACGGCCAGCTCGCCTACACGGAGTTCCTCGCCATGCTGCTGCACGACGAAGTCGCCCGACGTGACCAGAAGAAGCTGCGCACCCGCCTGGCCCGTGCTGGCTTCGCAATGGGCAAGACCCTCGAAACGTTCGACTTCGACCGGCTGCCGAACCTGAATCGAACCCATATCCACGACCTCGCTACCGGTCGCTATATCGATGAGAAGGTCGCGATTCTCATTGCCGGGCCAACCGGTACCGGCAAGTCGCACTTAGCCCAGGCACTCGGCAATTGCGCCGCCCGGCAGGGGCGTGATGTCGTGTTCGCCACGCAGACCAGGCTATTGAACAGTCTGCAGGCAGCGCGCGCGACCGGTAGCTATGAGCGCAAACTGAAGCAGCTTGCAGGTGTACCGGTCCTGATCATCGACGACTTCGCGCTCAAGCCGCTGCGCTCGCCGCAGGATGAAGACTTCCACGACCTGATCGCCGAACGGTACGAGACCGCCGCGACGATCCTGACGAGTAACCTCGACTTCAGCGAATGGGGCGATGCGTTCGCCGGCAACCGCATCCTCGGCGCCGCGACACTCGATCGCCTACGACACGGCGCCTATCGCATCGTGCTCGACGGTGACAGTTTCCGGGCGCCCAGACCAATGCCCGAACCCGACCAGACGCGGCTTGCGAAATCGGCTAAAAAAACGCATCCTTGAGTCCGTTCGAATCCGCGTTTTACTCCACTTCAAACTGGCGCCATTACGGCGATCATCCCCGGCGTCATTACGCCGATCCGTGACATGTAACGTTGGCTTAGAGGGTGTTAGGCACTTCTGCTAAGGGTTGCAAAGGTGGACAAGCATAAGCACGGAGAATACGACGAAGTGCAAGCCGGCCAGAGTTTCGGGCAATCGCTCGTAGTCTCTTGCCAGTCGGCGGAAGCGGTTGAGCCAGCCGAAGCTGCGCCCGCCTGAATCCAGCGAAGCGCGTTGAACATCTCGCGCAGTTCGTAGCGGCGCTGCGGTGCGTCCTTGTTCATCAAGGTCAGGTACGGAGCGGCGAAGTACCACTCTTCATCCGATACATCCGTTGGGTAGGGCCTGCGTTTTTTCATTCCGCCAGGGTACCAGGTCTAGCTCAAAGTTCCTAACACCCTCTAAGGGTAGGAGGCCAGTTGACAAAATTAATACGGACTTACGTGAGTTGACGCTTTATTCCGATTCGAAGGGGAATAAAAGTTACAACACGACCGCTCTTTGGCCCGCGGTTGCTAGGGAAGGGTGGTGACAGAATCATTACGCTCTACGCGTACTGGCCGCGGGTCGGTAGCATGACTGCGCGCCTTCCATCCCCCGATGCAGACATCGCCGGTTGATCGGTGCGGCTACGCTCGGCCGTGACTTGCGAATGATTTTCCATTCGGTATGCTAAAGCTCACGCTTACGATCTTCGAAAGTGACCTGCCCCCTTCAAGGAGAGCCAGCAGTCAGAAGCTAGTGTAATGCACTTTAGGAACGCGCCACAGTTTTCCACATAAAACCAAGGGCATTTGAACGAAACTAAAAAGAAATGAAAAGGCATGCAATTGTATGGCAAACTCCCACGATAATTTCAAAGAAATTCGTAACGCAGTCGAACTCGAGATGACCGAGTCGCACAGAAAAAACGGAAAGATTTTCAGAGTTCAGGAAAATTAATGGCAAACAATAATAGATAATATGAGTCTGTTTATTAACAGTGCGCTAACCGCGCACGTACAACACAAGACGTGGATACTTAAAAAAGACACGGCAACAGGAATATCAGTTTCCAGCAGCCTTATTTCAGCTCACAGAGCCAACAAACAAGACAAACGACGAAGCACTGGACAAAACAAAAGTACAACTCCAGACTCAGATGCAAGGTCGCATGCGCCGAGCAGCCCATACGCAACGGGCAAGGTCGACTATAAGGTCGAACGAGTGGAAGCCACCACGTCGAATTTTCCGAAATATCGGCGGCTCCAGAAGTCGCCCCCTTCGTGGCGGAACAAGTCGGTTTTTGGAATGATGATGCATTTCCTAAGGTTATTCACAGAGTCTACGCCGCATCCCAATTCCCGATATTTGAATAACACTTCATATGTGCTGAAATCCTCTTCGTACGGCATGGCGTCGTATGCCAGCATCCGTTGATGTCCATTTTCATCTACAAAGCAAAAATCTTCGCCTAGATAGCTGAGGTTGCTTTTCTCCGCCATCGTGCAGCATGACTCGGTGTCAGCTACGACGGAGAGGAATTTCGGATAATAGCCTTCTCTGCGCGAAATCTGCTCCATGATACCCTCGGTAGGGTCATTCATGCATGGGTATTGGCGAAATTCCGCCATAAGCTCGTCGACACGATCGGAGTCAAACCGCAATTGCCAGCCCTCAAACGAATCCAGGATATCGGCATACTCGTGTTGCGCCGGGAGAAGCGCGTCATCGAGAAAAGTGTCATAGCGCGCAATCGCAGCTCTGACTGAGCGCCTGAGCTCATCCTTGTTTCTCTCCTGGGTAAGATCGGCACAGTCGAAAACTGGGCGATCATCGAAGTCAGGTGGGCTGGACATGGTGAGAGGATATGTGAGTAGGGTGACGAGAGCTGATAAGAAAGAAGCACCTTGCTGTTTTGGAAACGGAAAGTACCTGCCTACCTATATATAGTGGTACGAGTCGTGTCCATAAACACATGCAAATATCAATAAGAAATCTCTTTAACGCTTTTCTTTAATTTAAAAGGTTAAGAATCTCTGGTGACAGGAACATCCATCCTTTGAAAATCACGAAAAGATAACGTGAGCCCTGATCTTTGAAAATCGCGAAAGGTTAAAGCGACCATGATTGATGGCGACCCGGGAAACGTAAAATTATGGCTTTTTTCCTTGGGGAAGCGGCACATGATCATAGATGTGACGGCGATTCGCGTCGTCGCATTCAAACCTCCAGAACGCGGGCGGTTTATTATAATTTTTATTCAAAGGCCGGAAGCACCGCTCTCAGAGATCGCTTTCCAATCGTTACGTGAACCCACTATAGCGCCCCCCTTCGCCAGGACCAAAGTTGTTGCGTGCAAACTCACACCGAGTCGGCCCGAAGCGGGTCAACGCCGGTGCGCGGGCGGAGTAGGCAACGCAATTCGCCGTGCCGATCCGGACCTTCTCTGACTGGAGCAATCCTCTGTCCGGCTATCTTGAGGTTGATTTCGCTGAGCATTGCGGTGGCACCGAGATCGACGGCGACGTCGTGCACAGCTTCGTGATGACCGATATCGCGACCGCCTGGACCGAATGCTTCGCCATGCCGTACCTAAGCGGCACGCTCGTCCTCGAGTACGTCGAGGGCGTTAGCAGACTGCTGAAATACACCCGAGCTAAAGCGGCCTCGCTCCAATTACGCGGCTCTCGCCGCAAGATTTTCGCATTGTGCGAATTCAACGTCCTGTTAAGCGATTTGAGGTCAATTCATGGCCTCATTTCCGTGTTGACTTTCACGATGAATTGGTAAGGAGCCTCGCAGCCGGTGGTCGGCGACGCTCCATGCCACCATTGCTGTACTCCCGCAACCGTCCGTCACGGAGGACATCATGAACGCGATTACCCGAGTCGGCATTGATCTCGCCAAGAACGTTATGCAGATTCATGCGGTCGACCAGGCCGGTCACGTTGTGCTCCGCAAAACCATTACCCGCGAGAAGTTCCTTAGCTGGTTCGCGAACCTTCCGCGGTGCCGCGTTGCCATGGAAGCGTGCAGCACCGCCCACTACTGGGCACGCCGGCTGAGCGAACTTGGGCACGAGGTCCGGCTGATACCCCCGCAATTCGCCGCACCCTACCGCAAGGGCGGCGCCCACGTGAAGAACGACGCGCTCGACGCTGAAGCCGTTTGCGAAGCTGACAGCCGTCCCCAGATGCGTTTCGTCCCCGTGAAGTCGCCAGCCCAACAGGGCGTGCTAACGCTCCACCGCATGCGCACTGGCTACGTCGAGGAGCGCACTGCGCTGGTCAACCGGCTGCGCGCACTCCTTGCCGAATTCGGCATTTTCATCCCGCAAGGCATCGACCGGTTGCGCAGGCACTTCGTCGCACAAGTCGAGGACGGCGCCAGCGAGCTTCCCGGCACGGCGCGTGAAGCGTTAATGCGCGCCTGGACACAGTGGCAGACGCTCGATCAGGAAATCGCCTGGTACGACCGCCAGATCGCTGCCCACGCTTGTCACGATGGCGCCGCCAAGCGCTGCATGGACATGTGCGGCGTCGGCCCGCTTACCGCATCGGCCGCCGTCGCCACCATCGTCAATGCCAACCAGTTCAAGAACGGCCGCCAGATGGCGGCCTGGCTTGGTCTCGTGCCCCGCCAGAACAGCAGCGGCGGCAAGCAGCGCCTTGGCCGCATTACCAAACAGGGAAACGATTATCTGCGCATGCTGCTGTTTCAGGGCGCGCGCTCTGCGGTCTTCACCGCGCACCGGCGTGACGACCGGGTCTCGCGCTGGATCGTTCAGCTGCAGACCCGGGTGGGCTATTACCGGACACTGGTCGCTGTAGCTAATAAGAACGCTCGCATCCTCTGGGCCATCCTCGCAAAAGGCGAGAAGTTCAACCCCGCTCACGCGCCCGCCCGTCCCAATCCCGCGAGCGACGCGTGACCGACGTTCAACCCCACGCAGTACTCGCTTTGCTCATCTTCCTTCAGGACGCAACAGGCAGTGATAGCGACAGGTCAGACCGGCAGCAGGCGAACTCGGAAGTCCGTCAGGCGCACGTGCCACTTCGTGTCGCCGCACTATGGATGGAGTCCTGCTGCGCGGTTACTATCCGGGCCCCGGCGCGCGACGACTGCGCCCAACAAGGCCGTTTATAGGTGTGCAGTCTCTCCCGTCGCTTCACGCACAGATTTCTCAAACGCAGGAAACACCACATGATATGTGATCCTTACTTCCCAAGACCAACTTGCTAAAAGGCGAGGCTCCTTATAGGACGGACTTGTGCCAAGGATCGCAGGCGCACGAGGTTATAGGCGACCATGTTTAACACGAACATCTGATCCACCTTCTTCAACCCGCGCACCATCGTCTGGCGCATGCGCCCCACGGTCTTCGCCCAGCCGAAGCCTTGTTCGATCAGCTTGCGCTTTTGCTGAGAAATGGCGTAGCCCACGCTCGAGGCAATCGTGTCGGCCACCGCCGAACGCCGCCCCGAGGTATTTTGCGCTACGTGCGGTGTCACCTTCATTTCGTGGCAGGCCTCGATGAATTCCTGTGCGTCGTAACCCTTGTCCGCACCCAGCGTGATTTCTGCGCTCGCATCCTTTACCGCTTGCCGCACGTCGTTGATCATGATCTTGGCCGCTTCACGCTCGGCATGCCCGTCGGCGTGGGTCACACGCGCGTTGATCACCAAGCCGTGCCGGTTATCGGTCAACGTATGGCCCATGTACCGCAATTCGCTGGCCGTCTTGCCTTTGCGATAGAGCCGCGCATCGGGATCGGTCCTCGACTGATGCGTCTCGTTGCTGCGCTTGCTACCTTTGAAGTCGTCCGCGCTGCCGCCGTCGTTGTCCTGATCGTCACCGTCCTTGCGCACGAAGCTCTTGTGTCCCGCCCACGCCTGGATCAGCGTGCCGTCGACGCTGAAGTGTTCGCCCGAGAGCAGATCCTTCTTCTCAGCTATGGCCACTACTTCGTTGAAGAATTCGATGATCGCATCGTGCTTGATCAATCGCTCGCGATTCTTCGTGAAGACCGTGGGCACCCACACCTCGTCATCCATTGCCAGGCCGATAAACCAACGAAAAAGCCGGTTATATTGAACCTGCTCCATCAGTTGCCGCTCCGAGCGGATGTTGTAGAGAACCTGGATCAGCATGGCTCGCAGCAGCTTCTCTGGCGCGATGCTCGGCCGCCCGTCCTTTATGTTCGCTTCGTACATCCCGGCGAACAGTCGATCCATCTTCGCCAGCGCTTCGTTCGCCATCACGCGGATCGATCGCAACGGATGCGACTTCGGGACGAAGTCGTCCAGCTTCCGCAGGGAAAACAAACTCCCGGTGAACGTGTCGGCGCCGCGCATGATCTCCAGTGGGCAAGTGAGGGTCCTAATATCAACGCATAGAGAGCGTCAAGCAGCGTGGCCGGTCAGCGACAACTATTTTGGCCGGCCAAGCTAATTGTCGCCGCCCAAACGCATCAGGGGACTTCCGCGATGACGTCAGCCGCCGGTACTTCAGCAACCTGCTAACTCGATGCAGTGCTGACAGGATCTGCTGTGGTTCTGTCCGAGGTGTGACGAACCGCATGGACGGGCGCGATGCCGCTTCGCAGATCGCCTCAGCATCAGCAAAGTCGTTTTTATTGCTTTTGACGAACGGTCGAACGAGGTGTGGGGCAATCAGACGGACTCGATGGCCGAAGCCACCTAGCGTGCGCGCCATGAAATGCGCGCCAGCGCACGCCTCCATTGCAATCGTACAGGCGGGAAAATTTGCGAACATCTCAACGAGCTGCCGGCGCGTCACCTTCCGGCGAAAAACCTCTTCACCCTTTCGGTCCTGAGCGTGCAAGTGAAACGAATGCTTGCCAAGATCGATTCCTACGATCGTCACCTGTTCCAGGTTTCCCTTGGTGATTGCCTTCGTAGTTCGCTCTGAATAAACCCGGAGCGCCTCTTGAGACGGACCCTTGAGGCCGAAATGGTGTTGTGAGATTTGCAGGAACCTGGCACATTAACGCGAGAATCCTGCATTTTTCGACGAGGTGCAGATGGGTCCGAAGACGCCTATGCCGGAGCAAGATTTCTTCCGACATCCGCTGCGCGAACAGATCAATCTGAAGCATCCGTTGGTACGGTTGGCCGACCTGATTCACTGGGATCGGCTAGGCGTATCGATGAGCGAGAGCTTCGCGTCCGGCAAAGGTCGACCGGCGAGTTCGCCGCGTCTGATTGCGGGGCTGCTGTATCTGCAGCACACATTTGACCTGTCGGACGAGGAAGTTGTCTGGCAGTGGGTTGAAAATCCGTACTGGCAAGTCTTCACGGGTGAGACGTACCTGCAGACCGAGCCACCGATCGATCCGTCGAGCCTGACACGCTGGCGCAAGCGGCTGGGCGAAGCCGGCGTCGAAGAACTGCTGGCCGAGACGATTGACGCCGCCAGGCGTGCCGGCGTAATCAAGGCTGCGAGCGTGAAGCGCGTGATCGTTGACACGACCGTCATGCAAAAGGCGATCGCGCATCCCACCGATTCTCGCTTGCTCGAACGGTGTCGCGAACATCTGGTGAAGGCTGCGGCTCGGCACGGCCTGAAACTGCGGCAGAACTACAACCGCGAGGCGCCCCACCTGGCGCGTCAGATTGGCCGTTACGCACATGCGAAGCAGTACAAGCGCATGAAGAAAGTGTTGCGTACGCTGCGCTCGCGGGTGGGTCGGGTGATGCGTGACGTGGAGCGGCAGCTTGGCACAGTCGCCGATGGTAGCCGCGCGGCCCTGCAGGAACTGATTGGGCGCACGAAGCGCATCCTGTTGCAAAAGGCAAAGGACAAAAACAAGCTCTACGCACTCCATGCGCCAGAGGTGGAGTGCCTGGCCAAAGGCAAGGCACGCACGCCGTATGAGTTTGGGGTGAAGGTGTCGATCACGACGACGCACAAGGAAGGCCTGATCGTTGGCATGCGTTCGATGCCGGGCAATCCCTACGACGGACACACGCTCGCTGAGGCGCTGGAACAGGCGGCGATCCTGAGCGACGTCACGCCGGAAATCGCCGTCGTCGACCGTGGCTACAAGGGTGTTGCGGTGGACGGCGTGAAGATCTACCACCCCGGCTTGCGACGAGGCATCACACGCGGATTACGCGCGATGATCAGACGGCGCAGTGCAATCGAGCCAGCTATCGGCCACATGAAGACAGACGGGAAGCTCGACCGGAACTGGCTTAAAGGCACAATCGGCGATGCAATGCACGCGGTGCTGTGCGGCGCCGGTCACAATCTGCGGATGATCCTCAGGAAGTTGCGGCTTTTTTGCGCCCTCGTTCTTGTCGCGTTCTTCGTTCCTGTCGATCAGACAACGCCCGTCGTCTGAACCCGACGACGGACAAAGCGCTTTATTCAGGGCCGACTTCGTAGCGTACTCTTGCCGTGGAAGCGGGGGCGACCATCCCATTAACACAGTCGTATGATAGGAGACTGTGTCGGGGGCTTCGGGGGGCCGTTCCACCCCGCTACAGCGTCAACCTGACAGAGCCGAACGACCCTTCACTGAACCAGTGCTTCCTGCACAGTTCCGTGACCGGCATCCGGGCCTCGGCTTCCTTCAAAAACCCGATGATTTGCTGTTCCGTAAAGCGCTTCTTCATGTTCGTCCTCCTCGCGGAAAACGAACTTTACTAGACTCCGGCTGGCCCTGTTTGCAGGGGCAGGTCAGCCCCGCTGTTCGACCTCCTTTGTGGCACAGTAAGACCTTTACTGGCCGGCGTATCGCCGATATGCCAGTGTCAGCCTCGCGTCATATAAGTTGCGTGTGTAATTTGACCCGTTGTATCCCTTTGCGAACGCAGCCCAATTCCCACGTTTCAGCGCAGCTAGCAAGCTGGCATCTGCTGCGACGAATCGCACAAAAGCGTCGAACTGATCGGCTTCGCTTCTTTCCATTCGTGCGACGAACTCGCCGATGCCCGAATAACCCAAGCGCTTCCAATGATAGCCCATCACCTGAAACGCCCCCCAACTCGCTGACTCGTATGCGGCACGGGCATCGACCAGCGCGGCATCGGCTAGGCGTTCATACTCGGCCGCGCCACCGCGATAACCGCCGCGCATCTGGGAGCAGATGTTCGGATTAGTGGCGGCGATCGGTGCCGGATGGATGCCGCGTGAATCTAGCCGTTGCCAGAAGATATGACGCTCGAACAGGATTTTCGGCCGGCCATCAATTAGGAAACCCGACCCTGTCGATTCCACTTCATTGACGGCCCGTACACAGGCGATCGGCACTGCGAGCCTTTCGGCGGCCATTTCAATATCAGCATCGCGCAACTGCTTAGGGTCTCGCCGGCCGTTTGCGATCGCTGCGAGCGTCTCCGGGCCCGCGATCCCGTCGATGACAAGGCCAACCTTCGCCTGCACGGTCTTAATGGTCGCGGCTGTCGCGTCATCGTAAACGCTCGTAGGCTCTAGCTGATAGCCGCAGCCCATGAGGCATTGTTGCAACAGGCCGACGTCGTACCCACAGTCGCCGAGACGATACGCTTTCATAAATGGTTACCCCAGCAAAAAACAGCGCTGACACTGTCGCGCATGGCAAATACACACGCCGGTCTGAGGGCTGGTTATGGCCTAATGCGAATACGGTGCGAGCCACCTTCACAAATGGATGCGCAACCTGCGCTTTTCATTCTTTAAGCGAGAGTCCGTCGGTAATATTCAGGATGCTTGAAAGAAACGGTTCCTCTACACAGGCAGGCACGTCCGCCCTTGCACGATACTTAGTGGCGAACTCCGCTGGCGAGAGATAATTAAGAGCGCTGTGAGGTCGGTCCTCATTATATTGCCGACGCCACGCCGAGATGATCGACCGAGCGTGAGAGAGATCAACGAAGCAGTGCAAATTAAGGCATTCATCACGAAATTTTCCGTTGAACGATTCGATGTACGCATTCTGCGTTGGCTTGCCAGGCTGAATAAATTTCAACGCAACTCCATTTCGGTACGCCCATTGGTCCAACTCCAGGCTCGTAAATTCTGGCCCGTTGTCCGTTCTCAGCGCTCCAGGATAGCCCTTAAAACGAGCTACGCAGTCCAACGCTCGAGCCACATGCGAGCCCAAAATCCGGCGGTCGACGACAATGTCAAGAGCCTCTCTGGTGAAAACATCCACGATGGTCAAGCACTTCAGACGTCGCCCATTTGAGATGGTGTCCATTACAAAATCAATCGACCAGATTTCATTGGGGCCGCTCGGCAAAGCGAGCTTCTTACGCTCAACCATGACGCCGCGGCGCTGCCTACGCCGACGCAAAGGCAAGCCAGCCTGCTGATAAAGGCGATACACCCGCTTATGGTTGACGTGGATGCCTTCGCGTTCAATCAGTGCATGCAGCCGCCGATAGCCGAATCGGGGGCGCTCATGCGCCAGTTCCATGAGGCGCGCCGTCAGCTCGTTGTTCTTGCAGTCCGGAGTCGCTTTGTAATGCAACGAGCTGCGAGAAAGCCCCACAAGCCGGCAAGCGTGTCGCTCCGAGATGTCGACGTTTATCCGAATCGACAACACTGCCTCGCGCTTGGCTTGCGGGCTCAGGGCTTTGCATTGAGGGCGACCTTCAACGCCTCTACTTTGAGCGTAGCGTTGGCTAGCAACTTATTAAGCCTAGCATTCTCGGCGTGCAACGCCTTGAGTCGACTGGCGGCCGGTATCGCCATGCCTCCGAACTTTGC
This DNA window, taken from Paraburkholderia sabiae, encodes the following:
- a CDS encoding IS5 family transposase, with protein sequence MRGADTFTGSLFSLRKLDDFVPKSHPLRSIRVMANEALAKMDRLFAGMYEANIKDGRPSIAPEKLLRAMLIQVLYNIRSERQLMEQVQYNRLFRWFIGLAMDDEVWVPTVFTKNRERLIKHDAIIEFFNEVVAIAEKKDLLSGEHFSVDGTLIQAWAGHKSFVRKDGDDQDNDGGSADDFKGSKRSNETHQSRTDPDARLYRKGKTASELRYMGHTLTDNRHGLVINARVTHADGHAEREAAKIMINDVRQAVKDASAEITLGADKGYDAQEFIEACHEMKVTPHVAQNTSGRRSAVADTIASSVGYAISQQKRKLIEQGFGWAKTVGRMRQTMVRGLKKVDQMFVLNMVAYNLVRLRSLAQVRPIRSLAF
- a CDS encoding IS5 family transposase; amino-acid sequence: MGPKTPMPEQDFFRHPLREQINLKHPLVRLADLIHWDRLGVSMSESFASGKGRPASSPRLIAGLLYLQHTFDLSDEEVVWQWVENPYWQVFTGETYLQTEPPIDPSSLTRWRKRLGEAGVEELLAETIDAARRAGVIKAASVKRVIVDTTVMQKAIAHPTDSRLLERCREHLVKAAARHGLKLRQNYNREAPHLARQIGRYAHAKQYKRMKKVLRTLRSRVGRVMRDVERQLGTVADGSRAALQELIGRTKRILLQKAKDKNKLYALHAPEVECLAKGKARTPYEFGVKVSITTTHKEGLIVGMRSMPGNPYDGHTLAEALEQAAILSDVTPEIAVVDRGYKGVAVDGVKIYHPGLRRGITRGLRAMIRRRSAIEPAIGHMKTDGKLDRNWLKGTIGDAMHAVLCGAGHNLRMILRKLRLFCALVLVAFFVPVDQTTPVV
- a CDS encoding transposase, which translates into the protein MVLRRSVPDLDEQGRTAAPLRTARDVQRASLDSGGRSFGWLNRFRRLARDYERLPETLAGLHFVVFSVLMLVHLCNP
- a CDS encoding IS110 family RNA-guided transposase — its product is MNAITRVGIDLAKNVMQIHAVDQAGHVVLRKTITREKFLSWFANLPRCRVAMEACSTAHYWARRLSELGHEVRLIPPQFAAPYRKGGAHVKNDALDAEAVCEADSRPQMRFVPVKSPAQQGVLTLHRMRTGYVEERTALVNRLRALLAEFGIFIPQGIDRLRRHFVAQVEDGASELPGTAREALMRAWTQWQTLDQEIAWYDRQIAAHACHDGAAKRCMDMCGVGPLTASAAVATIVNANQFKNGRQMAAWLGLVPRQNSSGGKQRLGRITKQGNDYLRMLLFQGARSAVFTAHRRDDRVSRWIVQLQTRVGYYRTLVAVANKNARILWAILAKGEKFNPAHAPARPNPASDA
- a CDS encoding RolB family protein translates to MSSPPDFDDRPVFDCADLTQERNKDELRRSVRAAIARYDTFLDDALLPAQHEYADILDSFEGWQLRFDSDRVDELMAEFRQYPCMNDPTEGIMEQISRREGYYPKFLSVVADTESCCTMAEKSNLSYLGEDFCFVDENGHQRMLAYDAMPYEEDFSTYEVLFKYRELGCGVDSVNNLRKCIIIPKTDLFRHEGGDFWSRRYFGKFDVVASTRSTL
- the istB gene encoding IS21-like element helper ATPase IstB, translating into MNPSPELNTTLKQLRLSGVLDSLEQRNRQAIDGQLAYTEFLAMLLHDEVARRDQKKLRTRLARAGFAMGKTLETFDFDRLPNLNRTHIHDLATGRYIDEKVAILIAGPTGTGKSHLAQALGNCAARQGRDVVFATQTRLLNSLQAARATGSYERKLKQLAGVPVLIIDDFALKPLRSPQDEDFHDLIAERYETAATILTSNLDFSEWGDAFAGNRILGAATLDRLRHGAYRIVLDGDSFRAPRPMPEPDQTRLAKSAKKTHP
- a CDS encoding IS3 family transposase (programmed frameshift); this encodes MKKHFTEQQIIGFLKKARAGKKVKDLCKQHGFSDASFYAWRAKFGGMAIPAASRLKALHAENARLNKLLANATLKVEALKVALNGKALSPQAKREAVLSIRINVDISERHACRLVGLSRSSLHYKATPDCKNNELTARLMELAHERPRFGYRRLHALIEREGIHVNHKRVYRLYQQAGLPLRRRRQRRGVMVERKKLALPSGPNEIWSIDFVMDTISNGRRLKCLTIVDVFTREALDIVVDRRILGSHVARALDCVARFKGYPGALRTDNGPEFTSLELDQWAYRNGVALKFIQPGKPTQNAYIESFNGKFRDECLNLHCFVDLSHARSIISAWRRQYNEDRPHSALNYLSPAEFATKYRARADVPACVEEPFLSSILNITDGLSLKE
- a CDS encoding N-acetylmuramidase domain-containing protein, whose amino-acid sequence is MKAYRLGDCGYDVGLLQQCLMGCGYQLEPTSVYDDATAATIKTVQAKVGLVIDGIAGPETLAAIANGRRDPKQLRDADIEMAAERLAVPIACVRAVNEVESTGSGFLIDGRPKILFERHIFWQRLDSRGIHPAPIAATNPNICSQMRGGYRGGAAEYERLADAALVDARAAYESASWGAFQVMGYHWKRLGYSGIGEFVARMERSEADQFDAFVRFVAADASLLAALKRGNWAAFAKGYNGSNYTRNLYDARLTLAYRRYAGQ